A region of Salvelinus alpinus chromosome 24, SLU_Salpinus.1, whole genome shotgun sequence DNA encodes the following proteins:
- the LOC139551963 gene encoding claudin-9-like, with translation MGMDIMKMVEVVGIALGVIGLILTIVVCALPTWIVTTFIADNSANTEVVLYGLWMSCVTQGTGKTQCEVYNYRGYWKYDLQLARAMILTAIILGVLGVMVSMVGAKSTNCIKDKTSQAKLIIIAGILFILAGILILITVSWVAIFIIFGMRIKEKPELGASLYIGWVAASLLLIGGVILCITVGVFGWMMGIFGWVVSLVPSALSILLPFRHYPEPHYGDMWKVLMTTSISSILGALGVMGSIFGTRCCNCIKSNRIRVKARFTVGIFFILAGILQLTTLFLVVHYLRTDLHLQLYPFVLFTQHDLVILAEVCRWSASMLLIGGTILCCCIFKRNQPDSTTTTSTSR, from the coding sequence ATGGGCATGGATATCATGAAAATGGTGGAGGTCGTGGGCATCGCCCTGGGAGTCATAGGATTAATACTTACCATCGTGGTCTGTGCTCTCCCCACCTGGATAGTGACAACCTTCATAGCAGATAACTCAGCCAACACAGAGGTGGTCTTGTACGGCCTGTGGATGAGCTGTGTGACCCAAGGCACGGGAAAGACACAGTGTGAAGTGTACAACTACAGGGGGTATTGGAAATATGATCTGCAGCTTGCCAGAGCCATGATCCTCACTGCCATCATCCTGGGGGTTCTGGGGGTCATGGTCTCCATGGTCGGAGCCAAGAGCACCAACTgcatcaaagacaaaacatctcAAGCCAAGTTGATCATTATCGCTGGAATACTTTTCATCCTGGCTGGAATTCTCATCCTCATCACTGTTTCCTGGGTAGCAATATTCATCATCTTCGGCATGCGGATCAAAGAAAAGCCTGAGCTGGGGGCCTCGCTGTACATCGGCTGGGTGGCGGCCTCCCTGCTCCTGATTGGAGGGGTCATACTGTGCATCACTGTGGGAGTGTTTGGATGGATGATGGGAATCTTCGGATGGGTAGTCTCCCTAGTGCCCAGTGCTCTCTCTATATTGCTCCCATTCAGGCATTATCCTGAGCCCCACTATGGGGACATGTGGAAGGTTCTGATGACaacctccatctcctccatcctGGGAGCTCTAGGAGTGATGGGGTCCATCTTTGGGACCAGGTGCTGTAACTGCATCAAGAGTAACAGGATCAGGGTCAAGGCCAGGTTTACCGTTGGAATATTCTTCATCCTGGCTGGTATCCTGCAGCTCACCACTCTGTTTTTGGTTGTCCATTACTTAAGAACGGATCTCCACCTGCAGCTCTACCCTTTCGTCCTGTTTACCCAACATGACCTGGTTATTTTAGCTGAAGTCTGTAGGTGGTCTGCCTCCATGCTCCTGATAGGAGGGACCATACTCTGCTGCTGCATCTTCAAGAGGAACCAGCCAGACTCAACGACAACTACATCAACCTCCCGCTAA